The DNA sequence ATCAGTCTCGCGAACGACTCAGGCGTGAGACGGTCGGGCGGCGGGAGCTCGCCGGTCCGTCGATAGATCGTGGCCGCCTGCTCCGTGTAGTCGAGGGAGATATACCGGTTCTCCTCGAAGATGCGGATCTTGCGGGTCTTCGCGAGGGAGATCCGGCTCGCCGTGAGGTTCGCGACGCACCCGTTCTCGAAGCGAAGGCGGGCGTTCGCGATGTCGATGTTCGGCGAGAGGACGGCGACCCCCGTCGCCTCGAGCCCCGCGAGGGGCGAGCGCGCGATCCGTAGGAGGATGTCGATATCGTGGATCATGAGATCGAGGACGACCGAGACATCGAGACCGCGCACGTCGAAGGGGGAGAGACGGTGGATCTCGACGAAGCGGGGATCGCACCCCTCGGCGAGAAGCGCCGCGACCGCCGGGTTGAAGCGCTCAAGATGCCCGACGGCGAGGATCCTTCCGGCGCGGCGGGCCGCGCGCTCCATCTCCTCGGCCTCGGCGGGAACCGGAGCGATCGGCTTCTCGACGAGAACATGGACGCCGCGCGCGAGTGCCCGGAGAGCGACCTCGCCGTGCGCGGAGGTCGGAACGGCGATCGTTGCCGCCTCGACCTCGCCGAGCAGATCGTCGAGGTCGTCGTACGCGCGGCCGCCGCCTCGGGCCGCCGCCGCGCGCGCCCGCTCCGGATCGCGATCGTAGCAGCCGACAAAACGGGCTTCCGGCGCCGAGGCGAGCACGCGGACGTGGTTCGCACCCCAGGCGCCGACGCCGATCACCCCGATGCGAACCGGTTCCATCGTTCGGAGTCTCTCAACAATCGGCTCGTGCCGCGCCCTTCCCCGCGTGCCGGGCGGGGGGTTCCGCCGATTCACCGGGCCGGGACTAGGTGATGCCCCTCTCCGAGGTCTCGATGAAGCGGAGAAGGTGCCGGATCTCCGGCAGGTCAGGAAGCTCCGCGCGGATCGCCTCCACCGCTTGCGGCGTGTTCTTCTCCGACCGGTACAGGATCTTGTACGCCTTGCGGAGCGCCGCGCGCGTCTCGGCCGGGAAACCGCGCCGCTCGAGCCCGACCTGGTTGATGCCGGCCACTCGAAGAGGATTGCCCGCGGCGAGGAAATACGGAGGAACGTCCTGGGCCACGCGCGAGCCGCCTCCGATGAAGGAGTGTCCTCCGATTCGCACGAACTGGTGAACCGGGGTGACCCCGCCGATGCTCGCGTGATCCTCCACCGTCACGTGGCCGGCGAGGTTCACCGCGTTCGCGAGAATCGTGTGGTTCCCGACCACGCAGTTGTGCGCGATGTGGACGTACGCCATCAGAAGATTGTGGCTCCCGATGCGCGTCGCCT is a window from the Candidatus Eisenbacteria bacterium genome containing:
- the lpxA gene encoding acyl-ACP--UDP-N-acetylglucosamine O-acyltransferase, whose product is MPGTIHPTALVAPGARIGKDVAVGPYTIVGPNVSIGDGTSIGAHNVIDGRTVIGAGCTILHSTCIGVEPQDLKYRGAESLVEIGEQNTIREFVTIHRATEENEATRIGSHNLLMAYVHIAHNCVVGNHTILANAVNLAGHVTVEDHASIGGVTPVHQFVRIGGHSFIGGGSRVAQDVPPYFLAAGNPLRVAGINQVGLERRGFPAETRAALRKAYKILYRSEKNTPQAVEAIRAELPDLPEIRHLLRFIETSERGIT
- a CDS encoding Gfo/Idh/MocA family oxidoreductase, with the translated sequence MEPVRIGVIGVGAWGANHVRVLASAPEARFVGCYDRDPERARAAAARGGGRAYDDLDDLLGEVEAATIAVPTSAHGEVALRALARGVHVLVEKPIAPVPAEAEEMERAARRAGRILAVGHLERFNPAVAALLAEGCDPRFVEIHRLSPFDVRGLDVSVVLDLMIHDIDILLRIARSPLAGLEATGVAVLSPNIDIANARLRFENGCVANLTASRISLAKTRKIRIFEENRYISLDYTEQAATIYRRTGELPPPDRLTPESFARLIERRALEVEKGEPLRIEILHFLRAVRGGEARVVPAGEATEALCIGHAILEKIRKNRGTGG